In Halobaculum magnesiiphilum, the following proteins share a genomic window:
- a CDS encoding DUF5799 family protein, with protein sequence MSNWTDAIVGERMTVDREFNDRIRQSEFSNQEWGLIMTAVEFEIEDAEDPEDARIVADTSKLPQIMPELDNVSKQMGAMGGPDPDGDSSGGPFGDIVSDIKDALLGAGGGGGGVDKQKLEAAERLTQEYADELQRHLESKGKFEQVRLAYQE encoded by the coding sequence ATGAGCAACTGGACCGACGCGATCGTCGGCGAGCGGATGACCGTCGACCGCGAGTTCAACGACCGGATCCGCCAGTCGGAGTTCTCGAACCAGGAGTGGGGGCTGATCATGACGGCCGTCGAGTTCGAGATCGAGGACGCCGAAGACCCCGAAGACGCCCGGATCGTCGCCGACACGTCGAAGCTGCCACAGATCATGCCCGAGCTCGACAACGTCTCGAAGCAGATGGGCGCGATGGGCGGACCCGACCCGGACGGCGACTCCTCGGGCGGCCCGTTCGGCGACATCGTCTCCGACATCAAGGACGCGCTCCTGGGCGCCGGTGGCGGCGGCGGCGGGGTCGACAAGCAGAAGCTCGAGGCCGCCGAGCGCCTCACGCAGGAGTACGCCGACGAGCTCCAGCGACACCTCGAATCGAAGGGGAAGTTCGAGCAGGTCCGGCTCGCGTATCAGGAGTGA
- a CDS encoding S8 family peptidase translates to MTDNTERVDTMRRGFLKLAGAAAGAAAFGGVASARKGRSPGPKEDEILVGVSVTADDIEGEVAQYVPGNAEVVHSNETLSYVAVKFPEEAADVARENFIEAITKKEHVKYAERNETLETQLSPNDPQFSSQYAPQQVNSDDAWDTTLGDSSVTVAVVDTGAQYDHPDLAGNYASDPGYDFADGDSDPAPDAPSDEYHGTHVSGCAAAVVDNGSGVAGQGNSTLINGRSLDESGSGSTADIADAIQWAADEGADVINLSLGGGGYTDTMKNAVSYADDNGALVIAAAGNSGTSSVSYPAAYSECVAVSAVDSNENLASFSQYGDSVELCAPGVNVLSTTTEARGSYEELSGTSMATPVTSGVAGLTLAAWPDLTTLELRDHLKATAADIGLSADEQGSGQVDALAAVTTDPADSGGGGGDDGDDDDGGDGGSGDSTTGSVDGSLSGYWDYDDYTWSWNYSSPSRVVVELDGPADADFDLYVNTGTTGNASPGDYDYTSRSLDSQESITVDDPDTSTDMQVDVDSYSGSGSYTLTITEYQ, encoded by the coding sequence ATGACAGACAACACCGAACGTGTCGACACGATGCGTCGTGGGTTCCTGAAGCTGGCCGGCGCGGCGGCCGGGGCGGCCGCCTTCGGAGGGGTCGCCTCCGCCCGGAAGGGTCGTTCGCCCGGTCCGAAGGAGGACGAGATCCTCGTCGGCGTCTCCGTCACGGCCGACGACATCGAGGGCGAGGTCGCCCAGTACGTGCCCGGCAACGCCGAGGTCGTCCACAGCAACGAGACGCTCAGCTACGTGGCCGTGAAGTTCCCCGAGGAGGCCGCCGACGTGGCCCGGGAGAACTTCATCGAGGCGATCACGAAGAAGGAGCACGTCAAGTACGCCGAGCGAAACGAGACGCTGGAGACGCAGCTGTCGCCGAACGACCCGCAGTTCTCCAGCCAGTACGCGCCCCAGCAGGTGAACTCCGACGACGCGTGGGACACGACGCTCGGCGACTCGTCGGTCACCGTCGCCGTCGTCGACACCGGCGCGCAGTACGACCACCCGGACCTCGCGGGCAACTACGCGTCGGACCCCGGCTACGACTTCGCCGACGGCGACTCGGACCCGGCTCCCGACGCGCCGAGCGACGAGTATCACGGCACGCACGTCTCCGGCTGTGCGGCCGCGGTCGTCGACAACGGCAGCGGCGTCGCCGGGCAGGGGAACTCCACCCTGATCAACGGGCGCTCGCTCGACGAGTCCGGCTCCGGCTCGACCGCCGACATCGCCGACGCGATCCAGTGGGCGGCCGACGAGGGTGCCGACGTGATCAACCTCAGCCTCGGCGGCGGGGGCTACACGGACACGATGAAGAACGCCGTCAGCTACGCCGACGACAACGGCGCGCTCGTGATCGCCGCCGCCGGCAACAGCGGGACGTCGTCGGTGAGCTATCCCGCTGCGTACAGCGAGTGCGTGGCCGTCTCGGCGGTCGACTCGAACGAGAACCTCGCGTCGTTCTCGCAGTACGGCGACAGCGTGGAGCTGTGTGCGCCGGGCGTGAACGTCCTCTCGACGACGACGGAGGCGCGCGGCTCCTACGAGGAGCTGTCGGGCACCTCGATGGCGACGCCCGTCACCTCGGGAGTCGCCGGATTGACGCTCGCGGCGTGGCCGGACCTGACGACCCTCGAACTGCGCGATCACCTGAAGGCGACCGCGGCCGACATCGGGCTCTCCGCGGACGAGCAGGGCAGCGGCCAGGTCGACGCGCTCGCGGCCGTCACGACCGACCCGGCCGATTCCGGCGGCGGCGGGGGAGACGACGGCGACGACGATGACGGCGGGGACGGCGGAAGCGGCGATTCGACGACCGGCTCGGTCGACGGGAGCCTCTCGGGCTACTGGGACTACGACGACTACACGTGGTCGTGGAACTACTCCTCGCCGAGCCGCGTCGTGGTCGAACTCGACGGACCCGCCGACGCCGACTTCGACCTCTACGTCAACACCGGCACCACGGGGAACGCCTCGCCCGGCGACTACGACTACACGTCGCGTTCGCTGGACAGCCAGGAGTCGATCACCGTCGACGATCCCGACACGTCTACCGATATGCAGGTCGACGTGGACTCCTACAGCGGGTCGGGCAGCTACACGCTGACCATCACCGAGTACCAGTAG
- a CDS encoding NYN domain-containing protein — MGRRGGPSTGDGTPDPRDGDAGRDRDGGRDGATSGPHGPWRDAGGGLARPRGVALFVDGPNVFREEFDVDLADLRAAAEADGDLVTARLYLDEHATPGLIQAAEANGFQVVTTSGDVDVKLAVDVASFAAERRAATVAVASRDTDFKPALEVANEYGLRTLAIAPGSYGRSDALRRSADEAVTLGE, encoded by the coding sequence CTGGGGAGACGCGGGGGGCCGTCAACGGGGGACGGGACCCCCGACCCGCGGGACGGCGACGCCGGACGCGACCGTGACGGCGGACGCGACGGCGCGACATCGGGGCCGCACGGGCCGTGGCGCGACGCCGGCGGGGGGCTCGCGAGACCCCGTGGGGTCGCGCTGTTCGTCGACGGGCCGAACGTGTTCCGCGAGGAGTTCGACGTGGATCTGGCGGACCTGCGCGCGGCCGCGGAGGCCGACGGCGACCTCGTCACGGCGCGGCTGTACCTCGACGAGCACGCGACCCCGGGGCTGATCCAGGCCGCGGAGGCGAACGGCTTCCAGGTGGTCACCACCAGCGGCGACGTGGACGTGAAGCTCGCCGTCGACGTGGCGTCGTTCGCGGCCGAGCGCCGCGCGGCCACGGTCGCGGTCGCCTCCCGCGACACCGACTTCAAGCCGGCGCTGGAGGTCGCCAACGAGTACGGCCTGCGAACGCTCGCGATCGCGCCGGGGAGCTACGGCCGGTCGGACGCGCTCCGCCGGAGCGCCGACGAGGCGGTAACGCTCGGGGAGTAG
- a CDS encoding universal stress protein: MNHVLLAIDENDDRAVAQAETVRDLFDAEDTTAHLLHDFTDNVEGASVGQIGAVRHAATVLEDAGIAVEYHETSGTPSRSIIEAADELDVDVISIAGRKRSKAGKALFGSVSQEVVLGTDRPVLFCTRTDGQ, encoded by the coding sequence ATGAACCATGTCCTCCTCGCTATCGACGAGAACGACGACCGCGCGGTCGCCCAGGCGGAGACGGTTCGGGACCTGTTCGACGCCGAGGACACGACCGCACACCTGTTACACGACTTCACCGACAACGTCGAGGGCGCGTCGGTCGGGCAGATCGGCGCCGTCCGACACGCGGCTACGGTCCTCGAGGACGCCGGGATCGCCGTCGAGTACCACGAGACGAGCGGAACTCCCTCGAGATCGATCATCGAGGCCGCCGACGAACTGGACGTCGACGTGATCAGTATCGCCGGACGCAAGCGCTCGAAGGCCGGGAAGGCGCTCTTCGGGAGCGTCTCCCAGGAGGTCGTCCTCGGAACGGACCGCCCGGTCCTCTTTTGCACCCGTACGGACGGGCAGTGA
- a CDS encoding radical SAM protein, translating into MISKGCEQCAKGGKMVLFVYGYCDQRDCFYCPLGENRKNVTDVYANERLVESDEDVIEEAKRMSALGTSITGGEPQEAMGKTTRYLRLLKEEFGEDHHTHLYTGIPGGRENMRRLSEAGLDEIRFHPPVQQWGDLHGTEWEDILYVACEEGLTPAFEIPGIRAEEEFLEFLDEGAADFCNVNEFEMSDGNYRRMQEQGFELQEGHMSAVDGSKEEILDVMGDHEKVYFCTSVFKDAAQHRNRLKRMARNLRRPFDEVTDDGTLVYGKTYADPERFESLEVPEEFYTVKSDHVEVAWWLLEEMIEEGDLDEGEVVEQYPTYDGTVVERTPLA; encoded by the coding sequence ATGATCTCGAAGGGCTGTGAACAGTGCGCCAAAGGGGGAAAGATGGTGCTGTTCGTCTACGGCTACTGCGACCAGCGCGACTGTTTCTACTGCCCGCTGGGGGAGAACCGCAAGAACGTCACCGACGTATACGCCAACGAACGCCTCGTCGAGTCCGACGAGGACGTGATCGAGGAGGCCAAGCGGATGTCGGCGCTGGGCACCTCCATCACCGGCGGCGAACCGCAGGAGGCGATGGGGAAGACGACGCGCTATCTCCGTCTGCTCAAGGAGGAGTTCGGCGAGGACCACCACACGCACCTCTACACGGGCATCCCCGGCGGCCGCGAGAACATGCGCCGGCTCTCGGAGGCCGGCCTCGACGAGATCCGCTTTCATCCGCCGGTCCAGCAGTGGGGCGACCTCCACGGCACCGAGTGGGAGGATATCCTCTACGTCGCTTGCGAGGAGGGCCTGACGCCGGCGTTCGAGATCCCCGGCATCCGCGCCGAGGAGGAGTTCCTGGAGTTCCTCGACGAGGGCGCCGCCGACTTCTGCAACGTCAACGAGTTCGAGATGTCCGACGGGAACTACCGTCGGATGCAGGAGCAGGGGTTCGAGCTACAGGAGGGTCACATGTCCGCAGTCGACGGCTCGAAGGAGGAGATCCTCGACGTGATGGGCGACCACGAGAAGGTGTACTTCTGCACGTCCGTGTTCAAAGACGCCGCACAGCACCGCAACCGCCTCAAACGGATGGCGCGCAACCTCCGCCGCCCGTTCGACGAGGTGACCGACGACGGCACGCTCGTGTACGGGAAGACGTATGCCGACCCCGAGCGGTTCGAGTCGCTGGAGGTCCCCGAGGAGTTCTACACCGTCAAAAGCGATCACGTCGAGGTTGCGTGGTGGCTCCTGGAGGAGATGATCGAGGAGGGCGACCTCGACGAGGGCGAGGTCGTCGAGCAGTACCCCACCTACGACGGCACGGTCGTCGAGCGAACGCCGCTGGCGTGA
- a CDS encoding DUF6517 family protein: MSREARRREFLRATGGALAAGTAIATSGCLGVITGSEPAEFSASVASVPDATLESTGFEEHRIEPMELTREFTVAGQTREVVVTNQVAQYDKAAEVLGERIRASLFTAFSTPAVDIAGRTLNPIAELSTRELARRMLTQYDGIDDLQSDGEETVAVLGTDTTVGLFTADATIAEGVTTEIRLHVSEAVRSGEDFVVTVGAYPTRLSGQAEDVRAMMRGVTHGGE; encoded by the coding sequence ATGTCACGAGAGGCACGCAGACGGGAGTTCCTTCGCGCGACCGGCGGAGCGCTCGCGGCGGGGACCGCGATCGCGACCAGCGGCTGTCTCGGCGTCATCACCGGCTCCGAGCCGGCCGAGTTCTCCGCGAGCGTCGCCTCCGTCCCGGACGCGACGCTGGAGTCGACCGGGTTCGAGGAGCATCGGATCGAGCCCATGGAGCTCACCCGAGAGTTCACCGTCGCCGGCCAGACTCGCGAGGTCGTCGTGACGAACCAGGTCGCGCAGTACGACAAGGCCGCCGAGGTGCTCGGCGAACGCATCCGCGCGTCGCTGTTCACCGCGTTCTCGACGCCGGCGGTGGACATCGCCGGACGGACGCTCAACCCCATCGCCGAGTTGAGCACGCGCGAGCTCGCCCGGCGGATGCTCACCCAGTACGACGGGATCGACGACCTCCAGTCCGACGGCGAGGAGACGGTGGCGGTGCTCGGAACCGACACGACCGTCGGGCTGTTCACCGCCGACGCGACGATCGCGGAGGGGGTCACGACGGAGATCCGGCTCCACGTCTCGGAGGCCGTCCGATCGGGCGAGGACTTCGTCGTCACCGTCGGCGCGTACCCGACCCGGCTGTCGGGGCAGGCCGAGGACGTCCGGGCGATGATGCGCGGCGTGACTCACGGCGGGGAGTAA
- the pdxS gene encoding pyridoxal 5'-phosphate synthase lyase subunit PdxS, whose protein sequence is MTEETDLEKLKRGTDLVKRGFARMQKGGVIMDVVSREQARIAEDAGAVAVMHLESVPADIRKRGGVARMADPGKLEEVIDEVSIPVMGKCRIGHTAEAQILEAAGADMLDESEVLTTADERYHIDKREFTAPFVCGARNLGEALRRIDEGAAMIRTKGEAGTGDVNQAVTHQRSIQRSIRKLSGMNYEERDEWARENEAPRELVHETADMGRLPVVNFAAGGIATPADAALMMQHGCDGIFVGSGIFGAEDPSKMGEAIVQAVNNYDDPETLKEIAKGIGAGMKGQANETMPEEEKLQGRGV, encoded by the coding sequence ATGACCGAGGAGACCGATCTGGAGAAGCTCAAGCGCGGGACCGATCTGGTCAAGCGCGGGTTCGCGCGGATGCAGAAGGGCGGCGTCATCATGGACGTCGTCAGCCGGGAGCAGGCCCGCATCGCCGAGGACGCCGGCGCGGTCGCCGTGATGCACCTCGAATCCGTCCCCGCCGACATCCGCAAGCGCGGCGGCGTCGCGCGGATGGCCGACCCGGGCAAGTTGGAGGAGGTGATCGACGAGGTGTCGATCCCCGTGATGGGCAAGTGCCGCATCGGACACACCGCCGAGGCGCAGATCCTCGAGGCCGCCGGCGCCGACATGCTCGACGAGTCGGAGGTGCTCACCACGGCCGACGAGCGCTACCACATCGACAAGCGCGAGTTCACCGCGCCGTTCGTCTGCGGCGCCCGAAACCTCGGGGAGGCGCTGCGCCGCATCGACGAGGGCGCGGCGATGATCCGCACGAAGGGTGAGGCCGGCACCGGCGACGTGAACCAGGCGGTCACCCACCAGCGCTCCATCCAGCGTTCGATCCGCAAGCTCTCGGGCATGAACTACGAGGAGCGCGACGAGTGGGCCCGGGAGAACGAGGCGCCCCGCGAGCTCGTCCACGAGACGGCCGACATGGGCCGGCTCCCCGTGGTCAACTTCGCCGCCGGCGGCATCGCGACGCCCGCCGACGCCGCGCTCATGATGCAGCACGGCTGTGACGGCATCTTCGTCGGCTCGGGCATCTTCGGCGCGGAGGACCCGAGCAAGATGGGCGAGGCGATCGTCCAGGCGGTCAACAACTACGACGACCCCGAGACCCTCAAGGAGATCGCGAAGGGCATCGGCGCCGGCATGAAGGGCCAGGCCAACGAAACGATGCCCGAGGAGGAGAAGCTCCAGGGCCGCGGCGTCTGA
- a CDS encoding thiol-disulfide oxidoreductase DCC family protein, producing the protein MSDAHAGPGAGEDADADADADADTDADANPLADVDPDRHPVVLFDGVCNLCHGAIRFLVRHDDAGTFRFAPLDSPVGQALLERHGLPTTDHDSIVLVDADGTHRRSAAALRIARRLDSPWHLLWALRVVPRRLRDAAYDLVAEYRYNVFGRKDACEIPEPEIRERFAERALE; encoded by the coding sequence ATGTCCGATGCGCACGCGGGTCCGGGCGCCGGCGAAGACGCGGACGCCGATGCCGACGCTGACGCGGACACGGACGCCGACGCGAATCCCCTCGCGGACGTGGACCCCGATCGTCACCCGGTGGTCCTGTTCGACGGCGTCTGCAACCTCTGTCACGGGGCGATCCGCTTTCTCGTGCGCCACGACGACGCCGGTACCTTCCGGTTCGCGCCGCTGGACTCGCCGGTCGGGCAGGCGCTCCTGGAGCGTCACGGCCTGCCGACGACCGATCACGACTCGATCGTCCTCGTCGACGCCGACGGTACGCACCGGCGATCGGCCGCGGCGCTGCGGATCGCACGGCGGCTCGACTCGCCGTGGCACCTGCTGTGGGCGCTTCGGGTCGTACCGCGTCGGCTTCGGGATGCCGCCTACGATCTGGTCGCCGAGTACCGGTACAACGTGTTCGGGAGGAAGGACGCCTGTGAGATCCCGGAGCCGGAGATCAGGGAGCGGTTCGCGGAACGCGCGCTGGAGTGA
- a CDS encoding homoserine kinase gives MVTARAPATSANLGSGFDTFGVALSHPADTVSVERAAETTIEVTGAGAEFIPTDPEKNVVGAVADALEAPAHIHIDKGVRPSSGLGSSAASAAAAAVALNEQYDRGYSRHDLVSVAAEGEAVVSGEAHADNVAPALLGGFTIVRSDDGATSVDADLSLVACLPEVVVSTRDAREVVPDSVSMADHVETVGNAATLTAGMCRSDPELVGRGLDDPVVTPARAKLITGYADVREAALSAGATGVTVSGAGPSVLAVCASGRRRGVASAMVEGFADAGVGARAYQTAVGDGATVL, from the coding sequence ATGGTAACCGCGCGCGCGCCGGCGACCAGCGCGAACCTCGGGAGCGGCTTCGACACCTTCGGCGTCGCGCTCTCTCACCCCGCAGACACCGTCTCGGTCGAACGCGCCGCCGAGACGACCATCGAGGTGACCGGCGCGGGCGCGGAGTTCATTCCGACCGACCCGGAGAAGAACGTCGTCGGCGCCGTCGCCGACGCGCTCGAGGCCCCCGCACACATCCACATCGACAAGGGAGTTCGGCCCTCCTCGGGGCTGGGATCCTCGGCCGCGTCGGCCGCTGCCGCCGCGGTCGCGCTCAACGAACAGTACGACCGGGGATACAGCCGACACGACCTGGTTTCCGTCGCCGCCGAGGGCGAGGCGGTCGTCTCCGGGGAGGCCCACGCCGACAACGTCGCCCCGGCGCTGCTCGGGGGGTTCACGATCGTCCGCAGCGACGACGGCGCGACGAGCGTCGACGCGGACCTGTCGCTGGTCGCGTGTCTCCCGGAGGTGGTGGTCTCCACGCGCGACGCCCGCGAGGTCGTCCCCGACTCCGTGTCGATGGCCGATCACGTCGAGACGGTCGGCAACGCCGCGACGCTCACGGCCGGGATGTGCCGGTCTGACCCCGAGTTGGTCGGCCGCGGCCTCGACGACCCTGTGGTGACCCCGGCGCGGGCGAAGCTGATCACCGGCTACGCGGACGTCCGCGAGGCGGCACTGTCGGCCGGCGCGACGGGCGTCACCGTCAGCGGCGCCGGCCCGAGCGTGCTCGCGGTGTGTGCGTCCGGTCGACGGCGCGGCGTCGCCTCGGCGATGGTCGAGGGCTTCGCCGACGCCGGCGTCGGCGCGCGGGCCTACCAGACCGCCGTCGGCGACGGCGCGACGGTCCTGTAG
- a CDS encoding GNAT family N-acetyltransferase, producing the protein MHYSAVPDAHEDTFDGYLVYAFSPERGPDHEPEGPDRPASFHARGLYDTEEIENAADPEDPEDPKNPEDPEDLDAADLAVVCGYYDFAARIRGGVRDVAGISAVASPPEARRRGFVRELLTNVHRELREDGVAFAALWPFEYPFYRRLGYERICDYARIEVAPGPLASACPDPTGSYERLDADDWPRLDAVYDEWATAEFRLNRSEDWWRDRVFESWGTDPYVYGWTDGDRGDELRGYVVYTITDDDDAEGKTMAVSEFAHVDREARGHLLRFCRNHDSQVERVRFTGPADTRLFDGLDDPRAAETEIRPGPMVRIVDVERALEAIAYQEDSDATLVLDVRDDDCEWNDDVFHLRVADGRGAVERVAAADEVDVSLDIGALSRLVVGSHGVDGLVELGAVEVAAESDREMLATLFPETDPFLREGF; encoded by the coding sequence ATGCACTACAGCGCGGTCCCCGACGCACACGAGGACACCTTCGACGGCTACCTCGTGTACGCCTTCTCGCCGGAACGCGGGCCGGATCACGAGCCGGAGGGACCCGACCGGCCGGCGTCGTTTCACGCCAGAGGTCTCTACGACACCGAGGAGATCGAGAACGCGGCGGACCCGGAGGACCCGGAGGACCCGAAGAACCCGGAGGACCCGGAGGATCTCGACGCCGCCGACCTCGCGGTCGTGTGTGGCTACTACGACTTCGCCGCCCGCATCCGCGGCGGCGTCCGCGACGTGGCCGGGATCTCGGCGGTCGCGTCGCCGCCGGAGGCGCGCCGACGCGGATTCGTTCGGGAACTCCTGACTAACGTCCACCGCGAACTTCGCGAGGACGGGGTCGCCTTCGCGGCGCTGTGGCCCTTCGAGTACCCGTTCTACCGTCGCCTCGGGTACGAGCGGATCTGCGACTACGCGCGGATCGAGGTCGCCCCAGGCCCGCTGGCGAGCGCGTGCCCGGATCCGACGGGATCGTACGAACGCCTCGACGCCGACGACTGGCCCCGGCTGGACGCGGTGTACGACGAGTGGGCGACCGCCGAGTTCCGGCTGAACCGCAGCGAGGACTGGTGGCGCGATCGGGTCTTCGAGTCGTGGGGAACCGACCCGTACGTGTACGGGTGGACCGACGGCGATCGGGGCGACGAGCTCCGTGGCTACGTGGTCTACACGATCACGGACGACGACGATGCCGAGGGGAAGACGATGGCCGTGAGCGAGTTCGCCCATGTCGATCGCGAGGCTCGCGGGCACCTCCTGCGCTTCTGTCGCAACCACGACTCGCAGGTCGAGCGCGTCCGGTTCACCGGGCCGGCGGACACCCGGCTGTTCGACGGCCTCGACGACCCGCGAGCAGCCGAGACGGAGATCCGACCGGGACCGATGGTCCGTATCGTCGACGTGGAGCGGGCGTTGGAGGCGATCGCGTATCAGGAGGACAGCGACGCGACGCTCGTGCTCGACGTCCGTGACGACGACTGCGAGTGGAACGACGATGTCTTCCACCTCCGCGTCGCCGACGGCCGTGGCGCCGTCGAACGCGTCGCCGCCGCCGACGAGGTCGACGTGTCGCTCGATATCGGCGCGCTCTCGCGACTGGTCGTCGGCTCACACGGAGTGGACGGGCTGGTCGAACTCGGTGCCGTCGAGGTCGCCGCCGAGTCTGATCGCGAGATGCTGGCGACGCTCTTCCCCGAGACGGATCCGTTCCTTCGGGAGGGGTTCTGA
- a CDS encoding FxsA family protein — MRVRYLLVALLAIPLADAAFLLWVATNLLTPVQTVALVVLTGLLGMLLVRAEGRHTLRAVQRKLAAGEVPTGEVLDGGLLIAAGAFLLTPGLVTDVIGFLLALPPTRYPIRELLRRYVVVPYVDARMDGFATGAVWTGGFPNPDGAVGGDATGGTGPTGTAGFGGGATADDPDATDAADDDVVDVDFEEVDDEDEREDRPR; from the coding sequence ATTCGGGTTCGCTACCTGCTCGTGGCCCTGCTCGCGATCCCGCTGGCGGACGCGGCGTTCCTGCTGTGGGTGGCGACGAACCTCCTGACGCCGGTGCAGACGGTCGCGCTGGTCGTACTCACGGGCCTGCTCGGGATGCTGCTCGTGCGCGCCGAGGGGCGCCACACGCTTCGCGCCGTCCAGCGAAAGCTCGCCGCGGGGGAAGTGCCGACCGGCGAGGTGCTCGACGGCGGGCTGTTGATCGCCGCGGGCGCGTTCCTGCTCACGCCGGGGCTGGTGACCGACGTGATCGGGTTCCTGCTCGCGCTCCCGCCGACGCGGTACCCGATCCGCGAGCTGCTGCGCCGCTACGTCGTCGTGCCGTACGTCGACGCGCGGATGGACGGCTTCGCGACGGGCGCGGTCTGGACGGGCGGGTTCCCGAACCCGGACGGTGCGGTCGGCGGCGACGCGACCGGCGGGACCGGACCGACCGGAACCGCGGGCTTCGGCGGCGGGGCGACCGCGGACGACCCCGACGCGACCGACGCCGCGGACGACGACGTCGTCGACGTCGACTTCGAGGAGGTCGACGACGAGGACGAACGCGAGGACCGCCCGCGGTAG
- a CDS encoding DUF255 domain-containing protein, whose translation MTDDTRVEWREWGADAFAEAERTGRPVLLFLTATWCDDCHRMLVETFGEPRIAANVNDGFVPVKVDVDREPRVRERYNMGGFPSTVFTTPSGELLTGATYLGPDGFRSVLDRVRETWDERGEEAGRVPRALAGNETPGGSVTTAIEEHLAGQLDSQWDPEFAGWGDDAKFPMPRTVEFALKRDRYKATQTLDAIERNLLDDDGGVFRYAGARDWSDPAREKLLADDAGVLRAFANGYLYTGDESYRETAESVRAFLDADLWSGFAYGASVGPDGERTDLTAYAGGNALAADAMLTLAAYTDNERARESAEKALAYLRETLVDADGAVRHLDADDAETDLLEDVARVAAAFCTAESVLGDGVGVARVVADRGLEVLGDADAFRDGPASGPGMLDRPLRPIDGVVEFADALIDLAALTGEDAYRERAEVAVGAFAGAAERMGAQVAGYGSVAGRLTRDPLVVDVGAPVGADLHRAALRIADHEAVVVPDSDRTPEGTAALRGRDAAPAESPDALMRLVADAAE comes from the coding sequence ATGACCGACGACACGCGCGTCGAGTGGCGCGAGTGGGGCGCCGATGCGTTCGCGGAGGCCGAACGAACGGGGCGACCCGTGCTGCTGTTTCTGACGGCTACGTGGTGTGATGACTGCCACCGGATGCTCGTCGAGACGTTCGGCGAGCCGCGCATCGCGGCCAACGTCAACGACGGCTTCGTCCCGGTGAAGGTGGACGTCGACCGCGAGCCGCGCGTCCGGGAGCGGTACAACATGGGCGGGTTCCCCTCGACGGTGTTCACGACGCCGAGCGGGGAACTGCTCACGGGCGCGACGTACCTCGGCCCCGACGGCTTCCGCTCGGTGCTCGATCGCGTCCGCGAGACGTGGGACGAACGCGGCGAGGAGGCCGGGCGCGTGCCACGCGCGCTCGCCGGCAACGAGACGCCGGGAGGGTCCGTCACGACCGCCATCGAGGAGCACCTCGCGGGGCAACTCGACTCGCAGTGGGACCCCGAGTTCGCCGGCTGGGGCGACGACGCGAAGTTCCCGATGCCACGGACGGTCGAGTTCGCGCTCAAGCGCGACCGGTACAAGGCGACCCAGACGCTCGATGCGATCGAGCGCAACCTCCTCGACGACGACGGCGGCGTCTTCCGCTACGCCGGCGCGCGCGACTGGTCGGACCCCGCCCGCGAGAAGTTGCTCGCCGACGACGCCGGCGTCCTGCGCGCGTTCGCAAACGGCTACCTCTACACCGGCGACGAGTCGTATCGCGAGACGGCCGAGTCGGTCCGCGCGTTCCTCGACGCCGACCTCTGGTCGGGGTTCGCCTACGGTGCCAGCGTCGGCCCCGACGGCGAACGGACCGACCTCACCGCGTACGCCGGCGGCAACGCACTCGCCGCGGACGCCATGCTCACCCTCGCGGCGTACACCGACAACGAGCGCGCCCGGGAGTCCGCCGAGAAGGCGCTCGCCTACCTCCGGGAGACGCTCGTCGACGCCGACGGAGCCGTCCGCCACCTCGACGCCGACGACGCAGAGACCGACCTCCTCGAGGACGTGGCTCGCGTGGCGGCCGCGTTCTGCACCGCCGAGTCGGTCCTCGGCGACGGAGTCGGCGTCGCCCGCGTGGTCGCCGACCGGGGGCTGGAGGTCCTCGGCGACGCCGACGCCTTCCGCGACGGCCCCGCCTCGGGGCCGGGGATGCTCGATCGGCCGCTGCGCCCCATCGACGGCGTCGTCGAGTTCGCCGACGCGCTGATCGATCTCGCGGCGCTCACAGGCGAGGACGCCTACCGCGAGCGCGCCGAGGTCGCCGTCGGCGCCTTCGCCGGCGCGGCCGAACGGATGGGCGCGCAGGTGGCCGGCTACGGCTCCGTCGCCGGTCGCCTCACGCGCGACCCGCTCGTCGTCGACGTGGGCGCGCCCGTCGGGGCCGACCTCCACCGCGCCGCGTTGCGGATCGCGGATCACGAGGCGGTCGTCGTCCCCGACAGCGACCGCACCCCCGAGGGAACGGCCGCCCTCCGCGGCCGCGACGCCGCGCCCGCCGAGTCGCCCGACGCGTTGATGCGGCTGGTCGCCGACGCCGCCGAGTGA